A genomic region of Leptolyngbya sp. NIES-2104 contains the following coding sequences:
- a CDS encoding WbuC family cupin fold metalloprotein — protein MTKLPIKCLTQPLMDMISEQARSSPRQRKNHNFHQHSDRVQRFLNVLQPGTYVRPHRHVRPEDANGFEFFLVLQGAIGILILDEAGTVIHTERISATGTTRGVELGQGMFHTLIALEPDTVMFELKEGPYIPMDDKDFLQQFPLENTPEAKHWIQTWETHFR, from the coding sequence ATGACTAAATTACCTATCAAATGCCTGACTCAGCCGCTAATGGATATGATTTCCGAACAAGCGCGATCGAGTCCACGGCAGCGCAAAAACCATAACTTTCATCAACACAGCGATCGCGTTCAGCGGTTCTTGAATGTGCTGCAACCGGGAACTTATGTGCGTCCTCATCGCCATGTGCGTCCAGAAGATGCCAATGGATTTGAATTCTTTCTCGTTCTGCAAGGCGCGATCGGGATTTTGATTTTGGATGAAGCAGGAACCGTCATTCACACCGAGAGAATTAGCGCAACCGGAACGACACGAGGCGTTGAACTCGGACAAGGTATGTTTCACACCTTGATTGCGCTGGAGCCAGATACAGTCATGTTTGAACTCAAAGAAGGTCCCTATATTCCAATGGATGATAAGGATTTCTTACAGCAATTCCCACTTGAGAACACACCCGAAGCGAAACACTGGATACAAACTTGGGAAACTCATTTTCGATAG
- a CDS encoding DEAD/DEAH box helicase: protein MDEFHHVSANPDNKLGDHVRQLMTRDKTHIVAMTGSYFRGDAEAVLHPEDESRFDTITYTYYEQLNGYQHLKQLNIGYYFYAGSYTDKLLEVLNPSEKTILHIPNVNSRESTKDKIREVEHIIEELGEWQGTDPKTGFQLVKTAAGTILKIADLVDDDSTKRDKVATALKDPAHKNDRDHVDLIIALGMAKEGFDWIWCEHALTIGYRSSLTEIVQIIGRATRDAPGKTRARFTNLIAEPDATEAAVTEAVNDTLKAIAASLLMEQVLAPRFEFKPKQPSNQATPGFDYGEGGYDPNKCNVGVNPETGQIQLEIKGLAEPKSQEAERICREDLTELVTAFVQDKPTIERGLFDEELVPEELTQVRMGKIVKEKFPNLEQEDQEAVRQHAIAALNLVQQAKKTMNERGGTYTISSSSEAAKNTAIIDGVRQFALSVTELDMDLIDRINPFGEAYAILAKSMSEDRLKQVAAVIAAKRVSLTVEEARELTKRALRFKQEKGRVPSLTAVDPWEKRMAEGVAFLQRKVKEETNA, encoded by the coding sequence GTGGACGAGTTTCACCACGTTTCCGCCAATCCAGACAATAAGCTGGGCGACCATGTGCGCCAACTCATGACCCGCGACAAAACCCATATTGTCGCGATGACAGGCTCCTACTTCAGGGGCGATGCCGAAGCCGTCCTGCATCCCGAAGACGAATCCAGATTCGACACCATCACCTACACCTACTACGAGCAGCTCAACGGCTACCAACACCTCAAGCAGCTCAACATCGGCTATTACTTCTATGCAGGCAGCTACACTGACAAACTATTGGAAGTGCTGAACCCCAGCGAGAAAACCATTCTGCACATTCCCAACGTCAACTCCCGCGAGAGCACAAAAGACAAAATCCGCGAGGTAGAACACATCATCGAAGAACTGGGAGAATGGCAAGGCACCGATCCCAAAACGGGGTTTCAACTGGTAAAAACTGCTGCCGGAACAATTCTCAAAATCGCCGATCTTGTAGACGACGACTCTACCAAGCGAGATAAAGTCGCTACCGCACTAAAAGACCCCGCTCACAAAAACGATCGCGATCACGTTGATCTCATCATTGCCCTCGGCATGGCAAAAGAAGGCTTCGATTGGATTTGGTGCGAACACGCCCTAACGATCGGCTATCGTTCCAGCTTAACCGAGATTGTCCAAATCATTGGTCGCGCCACCCGCGATGCACCCGGCAAAACTCGCGCCCGCTTCACTAACCTCATTGCCGAGCCAGATGCCACCGAAGCAGCCGTCACCGAAGCCGTAAACGACACCCTCAAAGCGATTGCAGCCAGCCTGCTGATGGAACAGGTACTCGCGCCGCGCTTCGAGTTCAAACCCAAGCAGCCGAGCAATCAAGCGACCCCTGGCTTTGACTACGGCGAAGGCGGCTACGATCCAAATAAGTGCAACGTAGGTGTCAATCCCGAAACGGGTCAAATCCAGCTAGAAATCAAAGGTCTAGCCGAACCCAAGAGCCAGGAAGCCGAACGCATCTGCCGCGAAGACTTGACCGAACTGGTAACAGCCTTTGTGCAAGATAAACCCACGATCGAGCGTGGTCTATTCGATGAAGAACTGGTGCCAGAAGAACTGACACAGGTTCGCATGGGCAAAATCGTCAAAGAGAAATTCCCAAATCTAGAGCAAGAGGATCAAGAAGCCGTTCGTCAACATGCGATCGCTGCTCTCAACCTCGTTCAACAAGCCAAGAAAACCATGAACGAAAGGGGTGGAACCTACACCATCTCCAGTAGCAGCGAAGCCGCTAAAAACACCGCCATCATCGACGGAGTGCGACAATTTGCCCTATCTGTCACCGAGTTAGACATGGATCTCATCGATCGCATTAATCCCTTTGGCGAAGCTTATGCCATTCTCGCCAAGTCCATGAGCGAAGACCGACTGAAGCAGGTTGCAGCGGTGATCGCCGCCAAACGGGTCAGCCTAACCGTGGAAGAAGCGCGGGAATTAACCAAACGAGCGCTGCGATTCAAGCAAGAAAAAGGCAGGGTGCCCTCTCTCACAGCGGTTGATCCCTGGGAAAAACGGATGGCAGAAGGGGTTGCTTTCCTACAACGCAAAGTGAAGGAAGAAACGAATGCCTAA
- a CDS encoding GIY-YIG nuclease family protein: protein MPKDTTDDDLELLGELGVDLTAEPSGQRSAKEERIIAGFEEIERFVEEQGRLPQHGEEHDIFERLYAVRLDRLRESEECRAVLAPLDSHGLLTAEADTSLTLEADLDDETLLDSLGINADNDVTQLVHVRSRQEIKAAEEVAQRILCSDFDDFKPIFEQVQRQLETGERQTLKYQDNAAVNQGDLFILDGQKVLVAEMGEPFVSDYGRPDCRLRVIYDNATESDLLLRSLQRALNKDKTSRRITSPDFGPLFSHVEATDDLPTGYIYVLRSKSDHPFIAENRSVIHKIGVTGGDVKKRIANAKKDPTYLLADVEIVATFKLANIDRKGLEALLQNFFSSVRLELELQDRFGMPVKPREWFLVPLEVIEAVIDKIREGTIEQFRYDSETASLAPSARNPDEIDI, encoded by the coding sequence ATGCCTAAAGACACCACTGATGATGATTTGGAATTACTCGGTGAGTTAGGTGTAGACCTTACTGCCGAACCGTCCGGTCAGCGTTCCGCCAAAGAAGAGCGGATTATCGCCGGATTCGAGGAAATCGAGCGATTTGTGGAAGAACAGGGCAGGCTCCCTCAGCATGGAGAAGAGCACGATATCTTCGAGCGGCTTTACGCCGTGCGGCTCGATCGCCTGCGGGAATCGGAGGAATGTCGCGCTGTTTTAGCACCGCTCGACTCTCACGGATTGCTAACGGCTGAAGCAGATACCAGCCTGACGCTAGAAGCAGACCTCGACGATGAAACACTGCTGGACTCCCTGGGCATCAATGCGGACAACGATGTGACTCAGCTTGTGCATGTGCGATCGCGTCAGGAAATCAAAGCAGCGGAGGAAGTCGCACAGCGGATTCTCTGCTCAGACTTCGATGACTTCAAGCCTATTTTTGAGCAAGTGCAGCGCCAGTTAGAAACAGGAGAGCGGCAAACCCTGAAATATCAAGACAATGCGGCAGTCAACCAAGGCGACCTATTCATTCTTGATGGGCAGAAGGTGCTAGTCGCCGAAATGGGTGAGCCGTTTGTCAGCGATTATGGTCGTCCAGACTGTAGACTCCGGGTGATTTATGACAATGCTACCGAGAGCGATCTTCTGCTGCGATCGCTCCAACGGGCATTAAACAAAGATAAGACCAGTCGCCGCATCACTAGCCCAGATTTCGGTCCACTTTTTTCCCACGTTGAAGCGACGGACGACTTACCGACTGGCTACATTTACGTGCTTAGGAGCAAATCAGATCATCCCTTCATCGCCGAAAATCGCTCAGTCATTCACAAAATTGGCGTAACCGGAGGAGACGTGAAAAAGCGGATTGCCAATGCGAAGAAAGACCCGACCTATTTGCTAGCAGACGTGGAAATCGTAGCAACCTTTAAGCTGGCAAATATCGATCGGAAGGGGCTTGAGGCTCTCCTTCAAAACTTCTTCAGCAGCGTTCGATTAGAGCTGGAATTGCAGGATCGCTTCGGTATGCCCGTGAAGCCGAGGGAGTGGTTCCTCGTTCCACTAGAGGTAATTGAGGCGGTGATTGACAAAATCCGGGAAGGAACGATCGAGCAATTTCGATACGATTCGGAAACCGCAAGCCTTGCGCCGTCTGCGAGGAATCCAGACGAGATAGATATTTAA
- a CDS encoding DUF2281 domain-containing protein has protein sequence MTAAEKLYQLIQTLPENQINEILNFAEAFHQKQPTPPQPRAIPPGTLTGLRGIVKRSGAAPSNDDLQAEYTDYLTQKYQ, from the coding sequence ATGACAGCCGCCGAAAAACTCTACCAGCTTATTCAAACCCTTCCCGAAAACCAGATCAACGAAATCCTCAACTTCGCCGAAGCTTTCCACCAAAAACAACCCACCCCCCCTCAACCCAGAGCGATTCCCCCCGGCACCCTCACCGGACTTCGGGGCATCGTCAAACGCTCTGGAGCAGCTCCTAGCAATGATGACCTGCAAGCAGAATACACCGACTATCTAACCCAAAAATACCAATAA
- a CDS encoding Uma2 family endonuclease, with amino-acid sequence MTQLFDTEEIVTELDISHLTIEDDTPVDNIQSEKQQRLLVEPLYSSKPLPSPFLAAANVGLFYKLKGEPVVPDVMLSLGVQCADDFSKKQNRSYFVWEFGKLPEVCIEIVSNQEGDELTLSRKSRQKGKTTIKKDLYAQIHIPYYVVFDPLKQIQGKDEMNEALLRVWSIAPDGYIELTPAEGIREVGQPIWLNAAGLGLTLWEGQFEEDVTRTWLRWCDRNGNVIPTGAERANMAEERADEAEQKAQRLAERLRAMGIDPDEI; translated from the coding sequence ATGACTCAGCTTTTCGATACTGAAGAAATCGTCACTGAGCTTGATATTAGCCATTTGACGATCGAGGACGATACGCCTGTGGACAACATTCAATCTGAGAAACAGCAACGGCTTTTAGTCGAGCCGCTTTACAGTTCCAAGCCGTTACCGTCGCCGTTTCTCGCGGCTGCGAATGTGGGACTGTTTTACAAACTCAAGGGCGAGCCAGTCGTTCCCGATGTGATGCTGAGTCTCGGTGTGCAATGTGCGGACGACTTCTCAAAAAAGCAGAATCGATCGTATTTCGTCTGGGAGTTTGGCAAGCTGCCAGAAGTCTGCATTGAAATCGTCTCGAATCAGGAAGGCGACGAACTAACACTAAGCCGCAAGTCGCGGCAGAAGGGGAAGACCACGATCAAGAAAGACCTGTATGCTCAAATTCACATTCCTTACTACGTGGTGTTTGACCCGTTAAAGCAAATTCAGGGTAAAGACGAGATGAACGAAGCGCTGCTGCGCGTCTGGTCGATCGCGCCCGATGGCTACATTGAACTGACTCCCGCTGAGGGAATTCGCGAAGTTGGTCAACCGATTTGGCTAAATGCAGCAGGTCTAGGTTTGACGCTGTGGGAAGGACAGTTTGAGGAAGACGTGACGCGAACTTGGTTACGCTGGTGCGATCGCAACGGAAATGTGATTCCGACTGGTGCAGAACGGGCAAACATGGCGGAAGAACGAGCGGATGAGGCAGAGCAAAAAGCCCAGAGACTTGCTGAACGATTACGAGCGATGGGAATTGATCCAGACGAAATCTAG
- a CDS encoding DNA methyltransferase codes for MNAVESEEAVSKLAEAPFDPEGFPFAFLEAFGNKPTTLKRLQSKSNSSNQSDLPGGVLQRNNIHLLVCSEGEVTTALAAVRESPATVRYKAKIRNWANGFPYVNGGLFSGGVEVPRFSKIARSYLLHVGNLDWTKINPDIFGSMIQAVADEEERGALGMHYTSVPNILKVLNPLFLDELRSQLEAAGDNARKLLNLRSRMARIRVFDPACGSGNFLVIAYKEMRAIEAEINRLRGERDRKSEIPLTNFRGIELRHFSSEIARLALIIAEYQCDVLYRGQKLALAEFLPLKDDNWITCGNALRLDWLSLCPPTGTGVKVQREDLDLFSTPTQEAEIDFENEGGETYVCGNPPYKGGTEQSAEQKADMSLVFDQVTNTWKSLDYVAAWFYKFSLYAGYTSASCAFVSTNSICQGEQVARLWTLVFSKGLSINFAYTSFKWANLAAYNAGVTVVIVGLSANLASDRFVFDNGDERVPIKRVVSNINAYLVAQPNIFVEAKLQPMTLVSEMMNGNKPVDGGFLMLSRDEAQHLIKSDPKSGYFIRQFLGSSEFIKGNQRYCIWITQDQRDLALSVPAIKNRVDQVAEFRSQSKKELTRRGANTPCEFQQVRQKGNETLIIVPRVSSENRDYLPVGILKQGAIIGDRNFALYDAPLWNMALIASRLHWVWIGTVCVRMRTDFSYSNTLGWNTFPVPTLTDQNKADLTRSAEDILLAREQYFPATIADMYNPDRIDTEFPLVREAHDRNDEILERIYIGRRFKNDTERLEKLFELYTKMTAQRSLKKSSNRKPRAT; via the coding sequence ATGAATGCAGTTGAAAGCGAAGAAGCCGTTTCCAAGCTTGCTGAAGCGCCTTTTGACCCAGAAGGTTTCCCGTTCGCTTTTCTCGAAGCTTTCGGCAACAAGCCGACGACCCTCAAGCGGCTTCAGAGTAAAAGTAATAGCTCGAATCAATCTGACCTGCCTGGTGGTGTCCTCCAACGCAACAACATTCATTTGCTCGTCTGTTCAGAAGGCGAGGTGACGACTGCCCTCGCAGCTGTGCGGGAGAGTCCGGCGACGGTGCGGTATAAGGCGAAGATTCGCAATTGGGCGAATGGGTTTCCCTACGTAAATGGAGGGCTGTTTTCGGGTGGGGTGGAGGTGCCGCGTTTTAGTAAGATTGCGCGATCGTATCTGCTTCATGTGGGGAATCTGGACTGGACGAAGATCAACCCGGATATTTTCGGGTCGATGATTCAGGCGGTGGCGGATGAGGAGGAGCGCGGGGCGTTGGGGATGCACTATACGAGTGTGCCGAATATTCTCAAGGTGCTGAATCCGCTGTTTTTGGATGAGTTGCGATCGCAGTTAGAGGCGGCGGGGGACAATGCGCGGAAGTTGCTGAATTTGCGATCGCGGATGGCGCGGATTCGGGTGTTTGATCCGGCTTGTGGATCGGGGAATTTTTTGGTGATTGCGTACAAGGAGATGAGAGCGATCGAGGCGGAGATTAATCGGCTTCGGGGGGAGCGCGATCGCAAGTCTGAGATTCCGTTGACGAATTTTCGGGGGATTGAGTTGCGCCACTTTTCGTCGGAGATTGCGCGGCTGGCGTTGATTATTGCGGAGTATCAGTGTGATGTGCTGTATCGGGGGCAGAAGTTGGCGCTGGCTGAGTTTTTGCCGTTGAAGGATGATAACTGGATTACTTGCGGGAATGCGTTGCGGTTGGATTGGTTAAGTCTTTGTCCACCGACGGGGACGGGGGTGAAGGTGCAGCGCGAGGATTTGGATTTGTTTAGTACGCCGACTCAGGAGGCAGAGATTGATTTTGAGAATGAGGGGGGAGAGACTTATGTTTGCGGGAATCCACCCTATAAAGGAGGCACGGAACAAAGTGCTGAGCAAAAAGCGGATATGTCTTTGGTATTTGACCAGGTAACTAATACTTGGAAATCGCTGGATTACGTCGCTGCTTGGTTTTACAAGTTTTCTCTATATGCTGGATACACATCAGCCTCTTGTGCATTTGTTAGCACCAACTCCATTTGTCAAGGGGAGCAAGTAGCTCGACTATGGACCTTAGTTTTTTCTAAAGGACTAAGCATTAACTTTGCGTATACATCATTCAAATGGGCGAATCTAGCAGCTTATAACGCGGGTGTAACAGTTGTAATTGTTGGTCTTTCAGCTAATTTAGCTAGTGATCGATTTGTCTTTGATAATGGTGATGAAAGAGTACCTATTAAAAGAGTTGTTTCAAACATAAATGCTTATCTGGTTGCTCAGCCAAATATTTTCGTTGAGGCGAAGCTTCAACCAATGACGCTGGTTTCAGAGATGATGAACGGAAATAAACCTGTTGATGGCGGCTTCCTGATGCTGAGTCGCGATGAGGCGCAGCATTTGATAAAATCTGATCCGAAAAGTGGATATTTTATTAGGCAATTTCTTGGTTCATCTGAATTTATTAAGGGAAACCAGAGGTACTGCATTTGGATAACACAGGATCAGAGAGATTTAGCACTTTCGGTTCCTGCTATCAAAAACCGGGTAGATCAAGTTGCAGAGTTTCGCTCCCAAAGTAAGAAGGAGTTGACACGACGAGGGGCAAATACTCCTTGCGAATTTCAACAGGTTCGTCAGAAAGGCAATGAAACCTTAATTATTGTTCCGCGTGTAAGCTCTGAAAATCGTGATTATTTACCAGTTGGCATCCTTAAACAGGGTGCAATTATTGGCGATCGAAACTTCGCCCTCTATGATGCCCCACTCTGGAACATGGCGCTGATTGCCTCGCGCCTTCACTGGGTTTGGATCGGCACCGTCTGCGTCCGCATGAGAACCGATTTCTCCTACTCCAACACCCTCGGCTGGAACACCTTCCCCGTCCCCACTCTCACCGACCAAAACAAAGCCGACCTCACCCGCAGCGCTGAAGACATTCTGTTAGCACGAGAGCAATATTTTCCTGCCACGATCGCCGATATGTACAATCCCGATCGCATAGATACCGAATTTCCGCTAGTCAGGGAAGCGCACGATCGAAATGATGAAATCCTCGAACGCATCTACATCGGTCGCCGCTTCAAAAACGACACTGAACGCCTCGAAAAACTGTTCGAGCTATATACCAAAATGACCGCTCAGCGATCGCTCAAAAAGTCGAGCAACCGTAAACCTAGAGCAACGTGA
- a CDS encoding DEAD/DEAH box helicase family protein gives MSNPIAIPSVSVSYAQDDTSTRPNALGMRPMQERAYQKRGEQYLLIKSPPASGKSRALMFIALDKLENQGLKQAIIVVPEKSIGSSFHNEPLSQFGFWADWQVEPKWNLCDAPGTDGGKVDAVKKFLKSTGLHPRHLPLCRRQIWHRSFRRSLNRRGRVSPRFRQSRQ, from the coding sequence ATGAGCAACCCGATCGCAATTCCCTCTGTTTCCGTCAGCTACGCCCAAGATGACACCTCCACCCGCCCCAACGCTCTCGGTATGCGCCCCATGCAAGAACGCGCTTACCAAAAGCGCGGCGAACAATATCTCCTAATCAAATCGCCTCCCGCCTCTGGTAAAAGCCGAGCGCTCATGTTCATCGCCTTAGACAAACTGGAGAATCAGGGACTCAAACAAGCCATCATCGTTGTGCCAGAGAAATCAATCGGTTCTAGCTTCCACAACGAACCCCTGAGTCAGTTTGGCTTTTGGGCAGATTGGCAAGTCGAACCTAAATGGAATCTCTGCGATGCCCCAGGCACTGATGGCGGCAAAGTGGACGCAGTGAAGAAGTTTCTAAAAAGTACTGGTCTGCACCCACGCCACCTTCCGCTTTGCCGTAGACAAATTTGGCATCGAAGTTTTAGACGATCGCTTAATCGCCGTGGACGAGTTTCACCACGTTTCCGCCAATCCAGACAATAA
- a CDS encoding PIN domain-containing protein codes for MRILIDTNVILDLLLEREPFVETAIALFEQIEQGNLEGSISSSYPQGVAATTITNVFYIIRKTEGREVALVAIRQLLIGLQFCTVDRQTVENALSFGLKDFEDSIQLACATLNQLDGIVTCDQKDFMGSNLPIYSPTELLNQL; via the coding sequence GTGAGAATTCTCATCGATACCAACGTCATCCTAGATCTACTCCTGGAAAGAGAACCCTTTGTCGAAACTGCGATCGCGCTTTTTGAGCAGATTGAACAGGGCAACTTGGAAGGCTCGATCTCTTCGAGTTACCCGCAAGGGGTCGCCGCAACCACCATCACTAACGTTTTCTACATCATTCGCAAAACTGAAGGTCGTGAAGTTGCTCTTGTAGCCATTCGTCAGCTACTGATCGGTCTCCAATTTTGTACTGTCGATCGTCAGACCGTCGAGAACGCTCTCAGCTTTGGGTTGAAAGACTTTGAAGACAGCATCCAACTCGCCTGTGCAACCCTCAATCAACTTGATGGAATCGTCACTTGCGATCAGAAAGACTTCATGGGTAGCAACCTCCCCATTTACTCCCCTACAGAACTCTTAAACCAGCTCTAG
- a CDS encoding gamma-glutamylcyclotransferase, translating to MQSINVFVYGTLKPDESNYFLCADRVISSKPAIVQAELYHLPFNYPAIVPGDARTYGYLLTFDDAAILEILDEYEQHEPEVIAPFGSDNDYARQEIEVFNLEGHALGSAWVYVMSLKQIDRLGGIRIPSGVWSKKDFTECQERDLNS from the coding sequence ATGCAGTCTATCAATGTATTCGTCTACGGCACGCTCAAACCTGACGAAAGCAATTATTTTCTGTGTGCCGATCGCGTCATTTCATCAAAGCCTGCGATCGTACAGGCGGAGCTTTATCATTTACCGTTTAACTATCCAGCGATCGTGCCTGGGGATGCCCGAACTTACGGTTATCTTTTAACGTTTGATGATGCTGCAATTCTAGAGATTCTTGATGAATACGAACAGCATGAACCAGAGGTCATCGCGCCATTTGGTTCAGACAATGATTATGCACGTCAAGAAATCGAAGTGTTTAATCTAGAGGGTCATGCGCTTGGGTCAGCTTGGGTGTATGTGATGAGTTTGAAACAAATCGATCGCTTAGGTGGTATCCGAATTCCAAGCGGAGTTTGGAGCAAAAAAGATTTCACGGAATGCCAGGAACGAGACTTGAACTCGTGA
- a CDS encoding HigA family addiction module antitoxin, which produces MALMSNEVAKVEVIASPEFQRRLKALAKRYRKVYDDLQPIFEDLESGIFLGDQISGTNYTVLKLRIRKCSTTEKILMDSDRLPNIHPGEILRMEFLEPLEITPYRLSKDIGVAQTRIGEILSEKHSITADTALRLSKYFGNSAQFWMNLQTQYDLRQAQEENREIYTHIPVVQLTHLN; this is translated from the coding sequence ATGGCATTGATGTCGAATGAAGTCGCTAAGGTTGAGGTCATCGCCTCCCCCGAATTTCAACGCCGCCTAAAAGCACTTGCAAAACGCTATCGGAAAGTCTATGACGACCTTCAACCCATCTTTGAAGATTTGGAATCCGGCATCTTTCTCGGCGATCAGATTTCTGGAACAAATTACACTGTCCTCAAGCTTCGCATCCGTAAATGCTCTACCACTGAGAAAATTCTTATGGATAGTGACCGTTTGCCAAATATTCACCCCGGCGAAATTCTGCGGATGGAATTTCTGGAGCCACTAGAGATCACCCCCTATCGGTTAAGTAAAGATATCGGTGTAGCCCAAACCCGCATCGGCGAGATTCTGTCCGAAAAGCACAGTATTACAGCAGACACAGCCCTACGCTTGTCGAAATATTTTGGGAATAGTGCTCAGTTCTGGATGAACTTGCAAACACAGTATGATTTACGTCAAGCTCAGGAAGAAAACAGAGAAATTTATACTCATATTCCTGTCGTCCAACTCACGCATTTAAACTAG
- a CDS encoding PadR family transcriptional regulator, with protein sequence MNAQRLTFEDIYRFFQTPQPIFLNQELTVCYLMSVLVESESYGTELVQNLRQNYPNYRLSDTILQSSLRFLEKQALIASYWKKPEKRGRPRRMYQLCPEARSRAEEFAQFWHEYVRNNPLVHLTSEPSPIG encoded by the coding sequence ATGAATGCTCAACGCCTGACTTTTGAAGATATCTATCGGTTCTTCCAAACGCCCCAACCGATCTTTCTCAATCAAGAATTGACGGTTTGTTACTTAATGTCGGTTCTTGTCGAATCGGAATCTTACGGAACCGAGTTAGTGCAAAATCTCAGACAGAACTATCCGAACTATCGCCTGTCGGATACGATTTTGCAGAGTTCGCTCCGATTTTTAGAAAAGCAAGCGCTCATCGCAAGCTATTGGAAAAAGCCTGAGAAGCGAGGTCGCCCGCGACGAATGTATCAGCTTTGCCCGGAAGCTCGATCGAGAGCCGAAGAGTTTGCTCAGTTCTGGCACGAGTATGTGCGGAACAATCCGCTGGTTCATTTGACATCTGAACCCAGTCCAATTGGCTAA
- a CDS encoding ATP-binding protein, with amino-acid sequence MVTLENLEQWLRAPAETEKLEFKEAKQQYDTTKLLRYCIALANEGGGHLVLGVTNKPPRNVVGTQAFPSVTSLNDIKALIVERLRFRVDVAELNHANGRVLVFEIPTRPVGQAFTFEGAYLMRAGEDLVPMTPDMLKRIFAEDQQDWFSQSARSDASPDDVIALLDTQTYFELLDIPYPTSRDAVLERLQSQDLIKQTSQGWTITNLAAILLAKKLDAFSSALARKAPRVVIYEGINKLQTRDDKTGNRGYAVGFEGLVDFVHSAAPQNRFIEEVMREEVKMFPKQALRELIANALVHQDFLATGASVMIEMYGDRIEISNPGIPPIQVERFIDEYRSRNEQLADLMRRFGICEEKGSGIDKVVSAAEVFQLPAPDFRVGETRTTSILFAHQDFSDMSKSDRVRACYQHCCLLYVSNRQMSNQTLRERFGFDESKNVLVSQVIGATKEAGLIKADDSASTSTRYARYLPFWA; translated from the coding sequence ATGGTTACTCTTGAAAATCTAGAGCAATGGTTGCGCGCCCCCGCTGAAACCGAGAAACTCGAATTCAAAGAGGCTAAACAGCAATACGATACAACCAAACTTTTGCGTTACTGCATCGCTTTAGCCAATGAGGGAGGCGGTCATCTAGTCCTCGGTGTCACCAATAAACCGCCTCGAAATGTAGTAGGAACGCAAGCGTTTCCATCTGTAACTTCTCTAAACGACATCAAAGCTCTCATTGTCGAGAGACTGAGATTTAGAGTAGACGTTGCAGAGCTGAACCACGCCAATGGTCGAGTATTAGTTTTTGAAATACCCACCCGTCCCGTAGGACAAGCATTTACTTTTGAGGGTGCGTATTTAATGCGGGCAGGTGAAGATTTGGTGCCAATGACACCCGATATGCTCAAGCGCATTTTTGCAGAAGATCAACAGGACTGGTTTTCCCAATCCGCTCGCTCTGATGCTAGCCCTGATGATGTCATTGCCCTTCTCGATACCCAAACATACTTTGAATTACTAGACATACCCTACCCAACCAGTCGCGATGCTGTCCTAGAACGATTGCAAAGTCAAGATTTAATCAAACAGACCTCTCAAGGTTGGACAATCACGAATCTCGCAGCTATCCTTCTAGCGAAAAAGCTAGATGCCTTCTCCTCTGCCCTGGCTCGCAAAGCTCCCCGTGTTGTTATCTATGAAGGGATAAACAAGCTCCAAACCCGTGATGATAAGACAGGCAATCGTGGCTATGCAGTTGGCTTTGAAGGCTTGGTCGATTTCGTCCATTCAGCCGCACCACAAAATCGATTCATTGAAGAAGTCATGCGGGAAGAAGTGAAAATGTTCCCAAAACAGGCACTCAGAGAATTGATTGCCAATGCACTGGTGCATCAGGATTTTCTCGCCACAGGAGCTTCAGTGATGATTGAGATGTATGGCGATCGAATTGAAATTTCTAATCCCGGTATCCCTCCTATTCAAGTGGAACGCTTCATTGACGAATATCGTTCACGCAATGAGCAACTTGCTGACCTCATGCGTCGCTTTGGCATCTGCGAAGAAAAGGGGAGTGGTATTGACAAAGTAGTGAGCGCAGCGGAGGTTTTCCAACTCCCTGCACCAGATTTTCGAGTTGGCGAGACACGCACCACATCTATCCTATTTGCTCATCAAGACTTTTCTGACATGAGTAAATCCGATCGAGTCCGAGCCTGCTACCAGCATTGCTGCCTGCTATACGTTAGCAATCGGCAGATGTCGAACCAGACCCTACGAGAGCGATTTGGGTTTGACGAGTCAAAGAATGTCTTGGTTTCTCAAGTGATTGGTGCTACTAAGGAAGCGGGGCTAATTAAGGCTGATGACTCTGCTTCTACCTCGACTCGCTACGCTCGTTACCTCCCTTTTTGGGCGTAA